The genomic window GCCCCACGCCCGCCTCCACCTTGAACTCCCGCAGGAGTCGATCCACCAGAATCTCCAGATGCAGCTCTCCCATGCCGGAAATGATGGTCTGAGCGGTTTCCTCGTCCGTGCGGACGCGGAATGTCGGATCTTCCTCGGAGAGTTTCGCCAGAGAAACTCCCAGACGATCCTGATCCGCCTTGGTCTTGGGCTCGATGGCCACCGAGATCACCGGCTCCGGGAAATGCATGGTCTCCAGCATGATGGGATGGTCTGGATCCGAGAAGGTATCTCCGGTCCGCACATTCTTCAGTCCCACGACGGCCGCGATGTCTCCGGCATGAATCTCCTTCAGCTCCTCGCGGCGGTTCGCGTGCATTTCCAGAATCCGCCCGATCCGCTCCGAGCGCCCGGAGCGGCCGTTCGTGAGCGTGTCTCCGGTTCGGATGGTCCCTGAATACACCCGGACAAAGGTGAGCCGACCCACATACGGGTCCGTCTGGATCTTGAAAGCGAGGAATGCCGCCGGAGCGTCGTCCCTGGCCTCCCGATCTTCCTCGCCGCCGCCCGGGTGGTGCCCCGTGACCGGAGGGACATCAAGCGGTGACGGAAGGTAGTCGATCACGGAATCCAGAAGCCGCTGCACGCCCTTGTTCTTGAACGCGGAGCCGCAAAGGACCGGCACAATCGAAAGATCCAGCGTTGCGGAGCGGATCACCCGCTTGAGTTCGTCCGGGTTGATCTCCTCTCCGTTGAGGTAGCGCTCGAGGAGGTGGTCGCAGTGGTCCGCGACAGCCTCGATCATCTCGGTGCGCATCTCCGTCGCCTCATCGAGCAGGGAGTCCGGGATCTCCATGACATCGAAGGTCATCCCGTGGCTTTCCTCGTGATAGACATAGGATCGCATGTGAATCAGGTCGATGATCCCGGTGAACAACTCTCCCTCACCCATGGGGAGGTAGAGCGAGACCGGCGTGGCTCCCAGGCGATCCCGCAACCCCTTGATCACGGCGCGATAGTCCGCCCCCACACGGTCCATCTTGTTGACGAAGGCAACCCGGGGGACACCGTACTTGTCCGCCTGCCGCCAGACCGTCTCGGACTGAGGCTCAACCCCGCCCACTGCGCAGAACACCGCCACCGCCCCGTCCAGAACTCGAAGGCTGCGCTCGACCTCGACCGTGAAGTCCACATGCCCCGGGGTGTCGATGATGTTGATCCGGTGGTCGTTCCAGACCGCGGTCACGGCGGCGGAGGTTATGGTAATGCCCCGCTCTTTCTCCTGCTCCATCCAGTCCATGGTGGCGGCGCCGTCGTGAACCTCACCCATGCGGTGCAGGCGTCCCGTGTAGTACAGGATGCGCTCGGTGGTCGTCGTCTTGCCAGCATCGATGTGCGCCATGATGCCGAGGTTTCGCACCTTCGCGAGGGGATGAGTCCGTGCCATTTCTTCTTTCCCGGGCCTTTCGGTGTTGCCGTTCGCTACTTCTTCCAGAGGACCGCGACGGTCCCCGGCCTGCCCACTCCTCCGACAGGGCGCAAAGCCCCATAGCGAAGGTTCCCGGAAGTCTCCGGGGTTTGCCTGATCCAGGGAGGGGTCCCCCCGGCGGCTGTCCTGGCATTCCGTGCGCCCGACGGACGCGCCGGATACCTCCCACCGCCGATCGAGTTCCCCGTCGGGCCGGAGAGACGGGTGAACCGCCCCTGCCGACCGGGAGGGTTACCAGCGGAAGTGAGAGAACGCCTTGTTTGCTTCAGCCATGCGGTGCGTGTCTTCCCTCTTTTTGATGGAAGCGCCTTCGTTCCGCGACGCAGCCAGAAGCTCCGCAGAGAGCTTCTCGGCCATGGACTTCTCACTCCGTGCGCGGGCGTATCCGATGAGCCACCGGAATGCCAGCGCCTGCCGCCTCTCGGGACGGACCTCTACGGGGACCTGATAGGTGGCGCCACCGACCCTGCGGGACTTGACCTCCACCACGGGCTTCGTGTTGGCGACGGCCGCCTTGAACACCGTCACGCCCGACTGCCCGCTCTTGGTCTCCACGATGTCCATGGCCCGATAGAAGATTCCTTCTGCGGTATTCCTCTTCCCGCCGTTCATCATTGCGTTGATGAACTTTGCGGCCATGTCTGAACCGTAGCGGGGATCCGGAGCGATCTCCCTCTTCGGTACTTCTCGTCGTCTCGGCATAACCTCTCCTGTGTGCCTCTCGGTCGGTTCCTCCGACCAGTCGGGGCAGCGCCCCCGGCCTTGGGACTACTTCTTGGGACGCTTGGCCCCGTACTTCGACCTTCCCTGCCTGCGAGAATCCACCCCGCTCGCGTCCAGAACTCCCCGGATGACATGGTACCGAACACCGGGAAGATCCTTCACCCGTCCTCCTCGAATGAGAACGATGGAGTGCTCCTGCAGGTTGTGCCCTTCTCCCGGGACATAGGAAGTGACCTCAATCCCGTTTGTCAGGCGAACACGGGCCACCTTTCGGAGGGCCGAATTCGGCTTCTTCGGCGTCGTCGTGTAGACGCGCGTACAGACCCCCCGCCGCTGAGGACATGCCATCAGCGCCGGAGACTTGGTCTTCTTTTTCTGCGACCGCCGACCCTTGCGGACCAGCTGATTGATCGTCGGCAAGAATGCCCTCCCAGCCTGTGTTTTTCCAATCAGGCCAAACCAGTCGGGGATACTACCGGACCGGGTTCCTCCCGGTCAACCCCGAACGCTCCTGCGAACCGCCCCGCCATGCTGTACCGCGTCAGGAGCCGGAACTCTCGACGCGCTCCAGCGGAGCTTCCGAACCGCCTCCATCCTGCACACTCTCCGAAGCCGCCTCTTCCTCTGATTCCGCAGAGAAGACGCCCAGTCCCCGGAGTCGGGAAATACCCGTTCCCGCCGGAATCAGGTTGCCCATGATCACATTCTCCTTCAGCCCGACCAGATTGTCCGAACTGCCGGAGATGGCCGCTTCCGTAAGGACACGAGTGGTCTCCTGGAAGGAGGCCGCCGAGATGAAGCTCTCCGTGGAGAGGCTCGCCTTCGTGATCCCCAGAAGAAGAGGCTGGTAGGTGGCCGAACTTCCGCCCTCCGCCTCCACCCGCTCGTTCTCTTCGCGGATGGCGGTCTTGTCCACCATGTCGCCTTCCAGGAAGTTCGTGTCTCCGGCATCCTCGACGCGCACCTTCTGAAGCATCTGGCGAACGATGACTTCGATGTGCTTGTCGTTGATCTTCACGCCCTGGACCCGGTAGACCTCCTGGATTTCGTTCAGGAGATACTCCTGTACCGCATTGATCCCCTTGATCTTGAGGATATCGTGCGGATTGATGCGGCCCTCGCAGAGTTTGTCCCCGGCGCGAACCTGATCTTCCTCGTGAACGAGGAGGTGCTTCCCCTGCGGAACGAGGTACTCGTGCTTGATCCCGTCCCCTTCCACCGCGATCTTCCGGAAGCCACGCGTAATACCGCCGAATGAGACCTGTCCGTTGATCTCGGAGACGACCGCCACATCCTTCGGCTTGCGCGCTTCGAACAACTCCGCCACACGGGGGAGACCCCCGGTGATGTCGCGGGTCTTCGACATCTCGCGAGGGATCTTGGCCAGCGTGCGTGCTGCCTTCACCACCTCATCGTCATGCACGAGAAGCCGCGCCCCGGTCGGGATGGGGTACTTGACCAGGACCGCCCCGGCCTTGCTGACGATGTGGATGTGGGGGTGCAGCGACTTCTCCTTGTGCTCAATGATCACGCGCTGGCGCAGACCGGTCTTCTCATCCAGTTCGTCGCGGACCGTCACCTCGTCGACGATGTCCACAAACTGAACGGTGCCGTTCCGGTCCGAGAGAATCGGGGAAGAGTAGGGATCCCAGTCGAACAACCCGGACCCGCTCTCAACGGTCTCTCCATCCTTGATCAGAAGCCGCGCACCGTAAGGCAGCGGGTAGTGGACGATGACCCGATCCTTCTCGTCGCGCAGCTCCAGTTCCCCGTGGTGACCAATGCCGATCTGGTCGCCGTTCTCGTCCTTCACGCTGCGGATGTTCCCGAAGTGAATCGTGCCCTTGGTCTTCGTCTCAACGAGCGACTGCTGCTCCATCCGCATGGCCGTTCCACCAATGTGGAAAGTCCGAAGCGTCAGCTGCGTACCCGGCTCGCCAATAGACTGCGCGGCGATCACTCCGACCGCCTCCCCGACATTGACAACCCGAGCCGTCGCCAGGTTCCGACCGTAGCACTTTCCGCAGACACCCCGCCGCGACTCACAAGTCAGGACGGAGCGAATCTGCACTCCCTCCAGCCCGCGCTCATCGTGGAGCATCTGGATTCTCTCGGCCACTCCCTCGTCGATGGTCTCACCCGCCTCGTACACGATACTGTCGTTCAACGGATCCACGACATCTTCCGCAAGAACACGCCCGAGAACACGATCGCCCAGCGGTTCGATGACGGCCTCGGCTTCCTTGAGCGGCATGGTGTAAATGCCCATGATCGTGCCGCAGTCTTCCCTGGTGATGATCGCGTCCTGGCCGATATCCACCAGACGGCGCGTCAGGTACCCGGCGTCCGCCGTCTTCAACGCGGTATCCGCCAGCCCCTTGCGCGCCCCGTGTGTCGAGATGAAATACTCCAGCACGGTCAGTCCTTCGCGGAAGTTCGAGGTGATCGGCTGCTCAATGATCTCTCCGATGGAGCCGGTGATCTTCTTCTGCGGCTTTGCCATGAGCCCACGCATTCCGGCGAGCTGGCGAACCTGCTCCCTGGATCCCCGGGCACCGGAGATGGCCATCATGAAGACCGGGTTGAACCCGCCCTGATCGCTGGCGAGATCGTCGAAGAGAGCGCCGGAGACATCGTTCGTCGTCCGTGTCCACGCATCAATGATCTTGTTGTACCGCTCCGCGTCGTCGATGGCGCCGCGGTTGTAATCGGAAAAGATCTTGCGAACTTCTTCCTGCGTGTCCTGGATCATCTTCGGCTTGGCATCCGGGATGCGAATGTCGTCGATGCCAACCGTCACCCCGGCGAGCGTCGCGTAGTGGAA from Gemmatimonadota bacterium includes these protein-coding regions:
- the rpsG gene encoding 30S ribosomal protein S7, whose translation is MPRRREVPKREIAPDPRYGSDMAAKFINAMMNGGKRNTAEGIFYRAMDIVETKSGQSGVTVFKAAVANTKPVVEVKSRRVGGATYQVPVEVRPERRQALAFRWLIGYARARSEKSMAEKLSAELLAASRNEGASIKKREDTHRMAEANKAFSHFRW
- the rpsL gene encoding 30S ribosomal protein S12; protein product: MPTINQLVRKGRRSQKKKTKSPALMACPQRRGVCTRVYTTTPKKPNSALRKVARVRLTNGIEVTSYVPGEGHNLQEHSIVLIRGGRVKDLPGVRYHVIRGVLDASGVDSRRQGRSKYGAKRPKK
- the fusA gene encoding elongation factor G; its protein translation is MARTHPLAKVRNLGIMAHIDAGKTTTTERILYYTGRLHRMGEVHDGAATMDWMEQEKERGITITSAAVTAVWNDHRINIIDTPGHVDFTVEVERSLRVLDGAVAVFCAVGGVEPQSETVWRQADKYGVPRVAFVNKMDRVGADYRAVIKGLRDRLGATPVSLYLPMGEGELFTGIIDLIHMRSYVYHEESHGMTFDVMEIPDSLLDEATEMRTEMIEAVADHCDHLLERYLNGEEINPDELKRVIRSATLDLSIVPVLCGSAFKNKGVQRLLDSVIDYLPSPLDVPPVTGHHPGGGEEDREARDDAPAAFLAFKIQTDPYVGRLTFVRVYSGTIRTGDTLTNGRSGRSERIGRILEMHANRREELKEIHAGDIAAVVGLKNVRTGDTFSDPDHPIMLETMHFPEPVISVAIEPKTKADQDRLGVSLAKLSEEDPTFRVRTDEETAQTIISGMGELHLEILVDRLLREFKVEAGVGRPQVAYRETIRKTSTINHRFVKQTGGKGQFAHVVMEIGPGEPGKGLEFDNKIRGGSIPTEYIPAVERGVKDAMTAGILAGYPLVDIRVILTDGSFHEVDSSEMAFRVCASQAFRAATKKARPVILEPFMDVEVVVPGEYVGEVIGDLNGRRGRIGGTVLRPDAHVVAATVPLSSMFGYSTVLRSATQGRAIYSMQFARYEDVPRKISEEIISRVTGGAKVA
- the rpoC gene encoding DNA-directed RNA polymerase subunit beta' — protein: MRIQISSPEVIREKSHGQVVKPETINYRTFKPEKDGLFCEKIFGPVKDWECNCGKYKRIRYRGVICDRCGVEVTQAKVRRERMGHIELAVPVSHIWYFKGVPSRIGNMLAMSVRDLERVLYYESYIVIDPGDTPLEERQLITEDEHYELQEEYGDAFEADMGAGAVRKLLEAIDIEELSAELRAHAKVETSIQRKKDTLKRLKVVEAFRHSGNRPEWMILEVIPVLPPDLRPLVPLEGGRFATSDLNDLYRRVINRTNRLNKLMDIRAPEVILRNEKRMLQESVDALFDNGRRARAVRGPGNRPLKSLSDMLKGKQGRFRQNLLGKRVDYSGRSVIVVGPELKLHQCGLPKSMALELFKPFIIKRLEDKGYVQTVKSAKKLVERERPEVWDILEEIIQDHPVMLNRAPTLHRLGIQAFQPVLVEGKAIRLHPLVCTAFNADFDGDQMAVHLPLSFEAQLEARVLMLASNNILAPANGRPIMSASQDMVIGCYYLTKSLRPEDEPKTPRAFACVEEVLLALHTRKIRLHEGIRVRVDGETIDSTPGRVLFREILPAGIPTENRTYDKKNLESLIHHVYQAKGRYRTALFLDDLKRVGFHYATLAGVTVGIDDIRIPDAKPKMIQDTQEEVRKIFSDYNRGAIDDAERYNKIIDAWTRTTNDVSGALFDDLASDQGGFNPVFMMAISGARGSREQVRQLAGMRGLMAKPQKKITGSIGEIIEQPITSNFREGLTVLEYFISTHGARKGLADTALKTADAGYLTRRLVDIGQDAIITREDCGTIMGIYTMPLKEAEAVIEPLGDRVLGRVLAEDVVDPLNDSIVYEAGETIDEGVAERIQMLHDERGLEGVQIRSVLTCESRRGVCGKCYGRNLATARVVNVGEAVGVIAAQSIGEPGTQLTLRTFHIGGTAMRMEQQSLVETKTKGTIHFGNIRSVKDENGDQIGIGHHGELELRDEKDRVIVHYPLPYGARLLIKDGETVESGSGLFDWDPYSSPILSDRNGTVQFVDIVDEVTVRDELDEKTGLRQRVIIEHKEKSLHPHIHIVSKAGAVLVKYPIPTGARLLVHDDEVVKAARTLAKIPREMSKTRDITGGLPRVAELFEARKPKDVAVVSEINGQVSFGGITRGFRKIAVEGDGIKHEYLVPQGKHLLVHEEDQVRAGDKLCEGRINPHDILKIKGINAVQEYLLNEIQEVYRVQGVKINDKHIEVIVRQMLQKVRVEDAGDTNFLEGDMVDKTAIREENERVEAEGGSSATYQPLLLGITKASLSTESFISAASFQETTRVLTEAAISGSSDNLVGLKENVIMGNLIPAGTGISRLRGLGVFSAESEEEAASESVQDGGGSEAPLERVESSGS